The following proteins are encoded in a genomic region of Garra rufa unplaced genomic scaffold, GarRuf1.0 hap1_unplaced_002, whole genome shotgun sequence:
- the LOC141305429 gene encoding DNA-directed RNA polymerase III subunit RPC7-like, which yields MAGSNRGRGRSQFTFNVDALGFGRGDSLPTSAHTPSPLFPPMQFRPVPLYAGEEVEYMLALKQELRASSKNLPFHIKAARTKSDVARYSDKYQHGEPKNNCIEWSPDWSRMPKELCIKVRKPRKTVIGAKPQLTRKPKVTAGKEEVLQKLETLEKREQEQHSEEEGDEEKKKQKDEEEEPDLDEDYDEEELEDETDYIMSYFDNGEDFGADSDDNMDEAVY from the exons ATGGCAGGTAGCAACAGAGGACGTGGAAGAAGCCAGTTTACCTTCAATGTGGACGCACTGGGATTTGGGAGGGGGGATTCCTTACCCACATCTGCACATACACCTTCTCCTCTTTTTCCT CCTATGCAGTTTAGGCCAGTTCCTCTGTATGCGGGTGAAGAGGTGGAATATATGCTCGCTCTTAAACAGGAGCTGAGAGCTTCCAGCAAGAACCTGCCGTTCCACATTAAAGCAGCCAGAACAAAGTCAG ATGTGGCACGGTACTCTGATAAATATCAACACGGAGAGCCGAAGAACAACTGCATTGAATGGAGTCCAG ACTGGAGCCGAATGCCAAAAGAGCTTTGCATTAAAGTACGGAAACCAAGGAAAACAG TCATAGGTGCCAAGCCACAACTCACGCGAAAACCAAAAGTAACTGCTGGCAAAGAAGAGGTTCTCCAAAAACTAGAG acaCTTGAGAAAAGAGAACAAGAGCAGCATTCTGAGGAAGAGGGGGATGAAGAGAAGAAGAAACAGAAAGATGAGGAAGAGGAGCCTGATTTGGATGAAGACTATGACGAAGAGGAGCTTGAAGAT GAGACAGACTACATCATGTCCTACTTTGACAACGGAGAGGATTTCGGAGCAGATAGCGATGACAATATGGACGAAGCTGTCTATTAA